A single genomic interval of Rubripirellula reticaptiva harbors:
- a CDS encoding GspE/PulE family protein produces MHRNSPLPLIDADASLAAPIAMPDLREHLRSRKRGTPLGQRLMEAGLLRPDQLDSALTHQSAETKRLQSRPAHSESLRAKQGRTKRLGEVITELGLVEEADLIPHLGEQLGVEGVRLREGLIDPLAVSLIPRQDAERLHALPLMRVRDELVVAMADPHDLAACDALAQLSGCRIRPVFTLASSIERLVPRCYEDDFSVDSVTADLDVEQLELDTEAIDLDLSGSMQLAEGSPVINLVNYAVVQAISQGASDIHIEPGAKSTSVRFRIDGTLREVMKPRKDLHAAIVSRIKVMAKLDIAEHRHPQDGRLHVRLNRRDVDLRVSTLPTVLGEKVVMRVLDRQSLTFDLNRLGMADDSLQLTHRMLRRPHGLVLVTGPTGSGKTTTLYSAIEMIKSVQRNIVTVEDPVEYQLELINQVQVQADLGMTFAKALRSILRQDPDVIMVGEIRDRETAETAIQAALTGHLVLSTLHTNDSASAVTRLIDMGVERFKISAALVGVVAQRLVRKLCPQCRETYYPSASTLEELQYEGDLRHPFAQSRGCSHCFEMGYRGRAGIYEILECDASLRSLINGGANLDEIRAAHCGPTLLSEGLRLAASGITSIEEVSRVAMAD; encoded by the coding sequence ATGCATCGCAATTCCCCACTGCCGCTGATCGACGCCGATGCGTCGCTTGCAGCCCCGATTGCGATGCCGGATTTACGCGAGCATTTGCGTTCACGCAAACGTGGTACGCCGCTGGGGCAACGTTTGATGGAAGCAGGTTTGCTGCGTCCGGATCAATTGGACTCGGCGCTGACTCACCAGTCGGCCGAGACAAAACGGTTGCAATCGAGGCCTGCCCATTCAGAGTCACTGCGTGCCAAACAAGGCCGAACAAAACGACTTGGCGAAGTCATTACTGAACTTGGCTTGGTCGAAGAAGCCGACTTGATCCCGCACCTTGGCGAACAGCTTGGTGTCGAGGGTGTCCGGCTTCGCGAGGGTCTGATTGATCCGCTTGCGGTCAGCTTGATTCCTCGCCAGGATGCCGAACGACTGCATGCTTTGCCGTTGATGCGAGTGCGTGACGAGTTGGTTGTTGCGATGGCGGATCCTCATGACCTGGCCGCTTGCGATGCGCTCGCCCAATTGAGCGGTTGCCGGATTCGGCCGGTATTTACGTTGGCATCGAGTATCGAGCGACTGGTGCCACGTTGCTATGAAGACGATTTTTCGGTTGACTCGGTGACTGCCGACTTGGACGTCGAGCAACTTGAGCTTGATACCGAAGCGATCGATTTGGACTTGTCGGGTTCGATGCAGTTAGCCGAGGGTAGTCCGGTCATCAACTTGGTCAACTACGCCGTCGTGCAGGCGATCAGCCAAGGTGCTAGCGACATTCACATTGAACCGGGGGCAAAGTCAACGTCCGTTCGTTTTCGAATCGACGGCACGCTGCGCGAGGTGATGAAGCCGCGCAAAGATTTGCATGCGGCCATCGTGTCGCGGATCAAAGTGATGGCCAAATTGGACATCGCCGAACACCGGCACCCGCAAGACGGCCGTCTGCACGTTCGTTTGAATCGCCGCGATGTTGACCTTCGTGTATCAACGTTGCCGACAGTGCTGGGCGAAAAGGTCGTGATGCGAGTACTCGATCGCCAAAGCTTGACCTTTGATTTGAATCGATTGGGGATGGCTGACGATTCGTTGCAGTTGACGCATCGGATGCTTCGCCGGCCACACGGTTTGGTGTTGGTGACCGGACCGACCGGCAGCGGGAAAACAACGACGTTGTACTCGGCGATCGAGATGATCAAAAGCGTTCAGCGGAACATCGTGACGGTCGAGGATCCCGTCGAGTATCAACTTGAACTGATCAACCAAGTGCAAGTCCAAGCCGATCTAGGGATGACATTCGCCAAGGCACTTCGCAGCATCTTGAGGCAAGATCCGGACGTCATCATGGTGGGCGAAATTCGTGACCGCGAAACGGCCGAAACGGCGATTCAGGCGGCTTTGACGGGCCACTTGGTGCTAAGTACGTTGCACACCAACGACAGCGCATCGGCAGTGACTCGGTTGATCGATATGGGAGTCGAGCGATTCAAAATTTCGGCCGCGCTGGTAGGGGTCGTCGCGCAGCGTTTGGTTCGTAAGTTGTGCCCGCAGTGCCGCGAAACGTATTACCCGTCGGCCAGCACGCTTGAAGAGCTTCAATACGAAGGCGACCTGCGGCATCCGTTCGCGCAAAGCCGTGGTTGTTCTCATTGCTTTGAAATGGGCTACCGCGGACGAGCGGGGATCTACGAGATTCTTGAATGCGACGCCTCTTTGCGTAGCCTGATCAATGGCGGCGCCAACCTTGATGAAATTCGTGCTGCCCATTGTGGCCCGACTCTATTGTCCGAAGGCCTGCGACTGGCAGCGTCAGGAATCACATCGATCGAAGAAGTCAGCCGTGTCGCGATGGCTGACTAA
- a CDS encoding type II secretion system protein has protein sequence MNRKSRNAFSLIEMVIVILIMGIIAAVAAPRMFDTAKSAEENTTRQQLAVMRNAIEMYRARNATYPAVNDLPNAMATMLNGPFPTPMVGTARGVAGVLYDSTTTDVAAAVDVNANAGWVYKPHNGSLRLNVAAGTTGSDW, from the coding sequence ATGAACCGCAAAAGCCGAAACGCTTTCTCGCTGATCGAGATGGTGATCGTTATTTTGATCATGGGAATCATCGCTGCAGTGGCGGCACCTCGCATGTTTGATACTGCCAAGTCCGCCGAGGAAAACACGACTCGGCAACAACTGGCGGTGATGCGGAACGCGATTGAAATGTATCGCGCTCGCAACGCAACTTATCCGGCCGTCAATGACTTGCCCAATGCGATGGCCACCATGTTGAACGGCCCTTTCCCGACGCCGATGGTTGGAACGGCCCGCGGAGTTGCGGGAGTTCTCTATGACTCGACCACCACGGACGTCGCTGCTGCGGTTGACGTCAACGCCAATGCGGGATGGGTCTACAAGCCGCACAACGGATCACTTCGCCTGAACGTCGCCGCGGGCACGACCGGTTCGGACTGGTAG
- a CDS encoding STAS domain-containing protein, whose protein sequence is MEGNGKTRIERHGAITAIRPTGPLRVDGLERLNQNVQAVLVGGIPNVVVDLSETPLIDGAGLEWILSLDETCCRRGGCVRLCGANELCSDILRITGVGKIVQKFHDLTAALGSFA, encoded by the coding sequence ATGGAAGGCAATGGAAAGACGCGTATCGAACGACATGGGGCGATCACGGCGATTCGTCCCACGGGCCCACTTCGTGTCGACGGGCTCGAACGATTGAACCAGAACGTGCAGGCTGTGCTGGTTGGCGGAATTCCCAATGTCGTTGTTGATTTGTCTGAGACACCGCTGATTGACGGTGCCGGTTTGGAATGGATCTTGTCGCTTGATGAAACGTGTTGTCGTCGGGGCGGTTGCGTGCGATTGTGTGGCGCTAACGAACTGTGCAGCGACATTTTGCGCATCACTGGTGTCGGCAAGATCGTTCAAAAGTTTCATGATCTGACGGCCGCGTTGGGGAGTTTTGCTTGA
- a CDS encoding PAS domain-containing sensor histidine kinase: MSDAQDAGRSNATAFSHALSTTRVGFVFAGVSVCVLICSLVAHAWPSHVQFHSLLWIASLAACCAGGLVAMSSVRTLRTIEVELRRGARQGFTREEGESSSSSSGPAPPIRPVIGCDPIADGWNGLIATLDRQQELGDAATRQINSLDHEAVTLARAMRGLPVAWVITDKEGGIRFISPAASGMLGLSEAASSDADDNVSKRTVDRDLPQLLGLRDETSDAASADLDQLLGPIRMVHCRRRLVVDSRESQLRITRSRLAGRQGDIEGMAWVLDDVTQQRLATEARDSFLMTATHELRTPLANLQAYAEALQESDDLQVERQKEFCNVIHSEASRLGRLVDQLLTVSQMEAGSMIANRHQLELLPIVQYASDQLKAQAEQNSITIVTRVLAKMPVVFADREKLQAAIVNLLGNAVKYTPSGGEVVLRVAADERWVRIDVEDNGPGIPDDEQSKVFEKFYRCEATRASTHRGNGLGLAFAREIARLHGGDLELRSTLGEGSVFTLQLPITHPHEETK; the protein is encoded by the coding sequence ATGTCTGATGCCCAAGACGCCGGACGCAGTAATGCCACGGCGTTTAGTCATGCTCTTTCAACAACTCGCGTCGGATTTGTGTTTGCCGGCGTATCGGTTTGCGTGTTGATTTGCTCGTTAGTGGCCCACGCTTGGCCATCGCACGTGCAATTTCATTCTCTGTTGTGGATCGCGTCGCTTGCTGCTTGTTGCGCCGGAGGCTTAGTGGCGATGAGTTCCGTGCGGACTTTGCGAACCATCGAAGTCGAACTGCGCCGCGGCGCACGACAAGGTTTCACTCGCGAAGAGGGTGAATCGTCCTCGTCCTCGTCCGGTCCTGCCCCGCCGATTCGTCCTGTGATTGGATGTGATCCGATCGCCGACGGTTGGAATGGGCTGATCGCGACTCTTGATCGTCAACAAGAACTCGGGGACGCTGCGACTCGCCAAATCAATTCACTCGATCATGAAGCCGTTACGCTTGCTCGCGCGATGCGTGGACTGCCGGTCGCCTGGGTCATCACGGACAAAGAGGGTGGAATTCGGTTCATTTCACCAGCCGCCTCGGGGATGCTAGGCCTTTCCGAAGCCGCAAGTTCCGATGCTGATGACAATGTTTCGAAGCGCACGGTTGATCGTGATTTGCCGCAGCTACTCGGGTTGCGTGATGAAACGAGTGACGCCGCTAGTGCCGATCTGGATCAATTGCTGGGCCCGATTCGAATGGTTCACTGTCGACGGCGGTTGGTGGTTGACTCACGTGAATCACAACTGCGAATCACGCGGTCGCGATTGGCGGGACGCCAAGGTGATATTGAGGGGATGGCGTGGGTTCTCGACGACGTGACTCAGCAACGTTTGGCTACCGAAGCTCGCGACAGTTTTTTGATGACGGCAACGCACGAACTGCGGACGCCATTAGCAAATCTGCAAGCCTATGCCGAAGCGTTGCAGGAATCGGACGATTTGCAAGTTGAACGTCAGAAAGAGTTTTGCAACGTCATTCACAGCGAAGCAAGTCGCTTGGGCCGATTGGTGGATCAGTTGTTGACGGTCAGTCAGATGGAAGCCGGTTCGATGATCGCAAATCGGCACCAGTTGGAATTGTTGCCCATCGTTCAATACGCTAGCGATCAGTTGAAGGCGCAAGCCGAGCAAAACTCGATCACGATCGTGACACGTGTACTCGCGAAGATGCCAGTCGTGTTCGCCGATCGTGAAAAACTGCAAGCCGCGATCGTCAATTTGCTCGGTAACGCAGTCAAGTACACGCCATCCGGTGGCGAGGTCGTGTTGCGTGTTGCCGCCGATGAACGTTGGGTTCGCATCGACGTCGAAGACAACGGGCCAGGGATTCCCGACGACGAACAGTCAAAAGTGTTCGAGAAGTTCTATCGCTGTGAAGCTACTCGGGCGTCCACCCATCGTGGCAACGGACTAGGACTAGCGTTTGCACGCGAGATCGCACGCCTTCACGGTGGTGACCTTGAACTGCGCAGTACTCTCGGCGAAGGTTCGGTGTTCACACTGCAATTGCCAATCACTCATCCTCACGAAGAAACGAAGTGA
- a CDS encoding response regulator — MTTTVPTVLIAEDDPVFRRVLGFTISRSGNNVEMASNGLAAYERLCQGGIDFLVTDHQMPVCSGLELLDRIRANPAIEQVPTILCTAKGFELDSQLLQQRFGLVSIMHKPFSPRLLIELITRSLGAAAEQVASVGGSSTLASARSVIDV, encoded by the coding sequence ATGACTACAACAGTACCGACGGTTCTGATCGCCGAAGACGACCCGGTTTTTCGCCGCGTCCTTGGGTTCACGATTTCACGGTCGGGCAACAATGTCGAAATGGCAAGCAATGGATTAGCGGCGTACGAACGCCTTTGCCAAGGCGGGATCGACTTTTTGGTCACTGATCACCAAATGCCAGTTTGCAGTGGGCTCGAATTGCTCGATCGTATTCGAGCGAATCCCGCAATCGAACAAGTGCCTACAATTCTCTGTACGGCCAAGGGATTTGAACTTGATTCGCAATTGTTGCAACAGCGGTTTGGCCTTGTTTCAATCATGCACAAGCCGTTTAGCCCACGTCTGTTGATCGAACTGATCACTCGGAGCCTCGGCGCCGCCGCCGAGCAAGTAGCATCAGTTGGTGGTTCGTCCACGCTCGCATCAGCTAGGTCGGTCATTGATGTCTGA